The Betaproteobacteria bacterium sequence CTTCTCACCGTCCGTCGCGAAGATTTCGTTCCACCGCAGTTTCGCCAGCTCGCGTTCGCCGACATGGAAATCCCGCTGGGCCACGGCGAGTGCATGCTTGCCCCCAAACTGGAGGCACGCCTGCTGCAGGAAGCCGCCGTTCAGCGCGACGACCAGGTGCTGGAGGTGGGCACCGGAAGCGGATACACGGCCGCCCTTGCCGCCCGCCTCGCCAGGCATGTCTACAGCGTCGAGATCATCCCCGAGCTCAGTGAGCAGGCGCGGAGGAATTTCCAGGCGCACGGCATCACGAACGTCACGGCCGAGGTCGGCGACGCCGCACGCGGCTGGGCTTCGCACGCACCGTACGACGTAATCCTGATTACCGGCTCGCTGCCGCTGATTCCAGAAGCATTCGAGCATTCGCTCGCGCCTGGCGGACGCCTGCTCGCCGTGGTGGGCGATCCCCCGGTGATGAGCGCACAGCGAATCCGGCGCACTGCCGGCGGCGGATTCGGCCGGGAAACGCTGTTCGAGACCTGCATCAAGGCGCTACGCAACGCGCCGCAGCCCGAGCGCTTCGTGTTCTGATCGCGATCGTGGCGCCGCCGTCCAAGCTGCACATGATCGCGCCCGGATTGCTCGCAGCGGCGTTGGCTTTGCTCTCGCTTTCGGCCGCTGCCGCCGATCTGGTGGAGGTGTTGCGCCGGGCCCAGTCATCCGATGCCACCTACGCGGCGGCACGAGCCTCATGGCAGGCGGCGCAGGAGAAGATTCCCCAGGGCCTCGCGCTGCTGCTGCCGAACGCCTCGATCACCGCCAACACGCAATACAACGACCGCAAGCTGGATTTCCGTAACGGGATCAGTCAACCCGGTAAGTTCAACAACAATTCCATTGCCGTCTCCGTTTCGCAGCCGCTGTACCGGCTGCAGAACAAGATTCAGTACGATCAGGCGAAGGTCCAGGTCGCACAAGCCGATGTCCAGCTCTCGCTGGCGCTGCAGGATCTGATCCTGCGCGTGGCGCAGGCCTACTTCGACATCCTGCTCGCGCAGGACAACGTCGAGCTGGCGCGGTCACAGAAGATCGCCATCGGCGAACAGCTGGCGCAAGCCAAGCGCAATTTCGAAGTCGGCACCGCCACCATCACCGACACGCACGAGGCGCAGGCGCGCTACGACCTGGTGACCGCACAGGAGATCGCGGCGCTGAACGAGCTGCAAATCCGCAAGCGCGCCTTGCAGCAGATCATCGGGGCCGAGGCGCCGCCGATCGCGCCGCTTGGGTCCAAGCTACCCCTGGTGCCGCCCGACCCGACTGTCATGGACACGTGGGTGGAAATCGCGCTCGACAACAGCCTCCAGGTTCAGATCCAGCGCGCGGCCGAAGAATTTGCCGTGAAGGAAGTCGAGCGCAACCGGGCTGCGCACTATCCCACGGTGGACGTGGTGGGCTCCTATACCGACGCGGGCACCGGGTCGGGCAACCAGGGCGGCGTCGGCTTCGATACCAGGCAGTCGGCCATCGGGCTGCAGTTCGCGTTGCCGTTGTATCAAGGCGGCGCGGTCAATTCGCGCGTGCGCGAAGCCATGTCCAACCTGGAGCGCGCGCGCCAGGATCTCGAAAGCGCGCGCCGCACCGCCGCGCTCAACACGCGCCAGGCCTTTCTCGGCGTCACCAGCGGAATTGCGCAGGTAAAGGCGCTGGAATCGGCGGTGATGTCGTCGCAGAGCCAGCTCGATTCCACGCGCCTGGGCCAGGAGGTCGGCGTGCGCACCGGGGTCGACGTGCTCAACGCCCAGCAACAGCTCTATTCCGCCCAGCGCGACCTGGCGCAGGCACGCTACAACTACATTCTGAGCCATCTGCGGCTGCTTGCGGCCTCCGGTCGTCTGGACGAAGAGGACGTCGCCCGGGCGAGCCAGGCGCTCGCGCGCTGATTACTTCNNNNNNNNNNNNNNNNNNNNNNNNNNNNNNNNNNNNNNNNNNNNNNNNNNNNNNNNNNNNNNNNNNNNNNNNNNNNNNNNNNNNNNNNNNNNNNNNNNNNNNNNNNNNNNNNNNNNNNNNNNNNNNNNNNNNNNNNNNNNNNNNNNNNNNNNNNNNNNNNNNNNNNNNNNNNNNNNNNNNNNNNNNNNNNNNNNNNNNNNNNNNNNNNNNNNNNNNNNNNNNNNNNNNNNNNNNNNNNNNNNNNNNNNNNNNNNNNNNNNNNNNNNNNNNNNNNNNNNNNNNNNNNNNNNNNNNNNNNNNNNNNNNNNNNNNNNNNNNNNNGCGTCCGGGACCTGAATGACCCCGCCGGCCGCCATGCCGAGCTCGGCCGCTTCCTGGAAATTGAACATCGACGGCCCGATCAGCACCGGTTTGGCCAGCGCGCAGGCCTCCACCAGGTTGTGCGCGCCGAACGGACGCAGGCTGCCGCCGATGAACGCGACGTCGCAGGCCGCGTAGTAGGCGGCCATCTCGCCCATGCTATCGCCGAGCAGGACACGGGTATGCGCGGCGGGTGACGAGCCGCTGCTGCGACGGACGTGGGCCAAGCCGCGGCGGTCCAGCAATTCAGCCACCTCTGAGAAGCGCTGCGGGTGCCGCGGCACGATGACGACGAGCAGGCCGGGCGTTTCTATCCGGTCGAGCACGTCGAGAAGCAGCGCTTCTTCGCCGTCGCGGGTACTGGCGGCGAGGAACACCGGTCGCGATGTGCCCCAGGTTTGCCGCCACTGCCGGCCTTGGTTTACGAGGTCTGAGTCGGGCGCGATGTCGAACTTGATGTTGCCTGTGACGGCTACGTTGGTCGCGCCCAGGGCTCGGAAGCGTTCGGCATCGGAGTCCGACTGGGCGGCAATGGCGGTGAGCTCGTTGAGCGCCTCGGCTGCGAGCCCGTGCACGCGTGCGTACCCGCGGTAGGACTTCTCCGACAGGCGGGCGTTCACGAGGTACAGGGCAATGCCACGTGCCCGGCAGGCGTGGATGGTGTTCGGCCACACCTCGGTTTCCATGACGAGTCCGAGCGAGGGGCGGAAGTGGTCGAGGAAGCGCCGTATCGCGCCGGGGAAGTCGTACGGCAGGTAGCAGCGCAGGATCCGATCGCCGTACACCTGCTCGCCGGCCGCGCGCCCGGTCGGCGTCATGTGGGTCATCACGATCGGTTTTTCAGGGTAGCAGCGGAGTAAGCGCTCGACGATCGGCTGGGCGGCGCGCGTCTCACCGACCGAGACGGCGTGGATCCATATGCAGTTGCTCAGGGGCGGGGAACCGTAGCGGCCGAGGCGCTCGGCCACGTTGCGGCGGTAGCCTGGCTCCTTGCGGCCTCGCCACCAGAGGCGCAGCAGCACAAAAGGCAGCAGGAGGTAGAGGAGCAGCGTGTAGGCCGGACGTGTACGGATCATGGTTGCCGCACGCCGGGATCGCGGTGCAACGCACCGAGCGCTTCGAGGGCGCCGATGACTTCATCGACGCTCGGAAAGCGTCCCTGGCCACCGAGGTTGGCTGCCGGGGTGGCCGCGCATACGCCGGTGGCTTTCGGGTCGGTCGCGCCGTAGATGCCGACGACCGGGACGCCGAGTGCCGCGGCCAGGTGCGTGAGGCCCGTGTCGACGCCTATGGCGGCAGCAGCGCCGGAAAGGACCGCGGCCAGTTCGGCGAGCCCGAGCGCGGGTGCCACGCAGGCGGACGGAATCGCGACGGCCAGACGTTTCGCGCGTGCGTGTTCTTCCTCGGCTCCCCAGGGCAGCAACAGCGAGTAACCGCGAGCCGCCAGCGGCACGCCGAGCCCGACCCAGCTCGGCTCCGGCCACAGCTTACGAGAATGACTGGTCGCATGCAGCAACACGACATACGGCTTCGACGGCAGCCAGGCTGCGGTCGACGGCATGCAGCGCATGCCGTAGTCGGGCTCGCCTTGCGGCTCATAACCCAGCGCCAGCGCGGTCAGCTCCCGGTTGCGCGCCACCGCGTGCTGGCCCCACGGCACATTGAATGTCTTGTCGTAGAAGAGCCGTAGCGGCTCGCGTGAGCTTTCCCAATCGAGCCCGTAGCGGGTACCGTACGCGAACCGCGCAATGAGTGCGCTCTTGAGCAGACCTTGAGTGTCGATGATGGCGTCGTAGCGTGTGCTGCGAAGGCGGGTGACGAATTCGCCCCATTCGCGTCGGGTGGCACGCGTGAGCCAGGAGCGGCGCCAGCGGCGCAGCTCACAGGGAATGACGGTGCGAACGCCGGGGTGCAGCGCGGGGATAGCCGAGAAGGATCGCTCCACGACCCAGTCGATGGTAATGTCCGGAGATGCACCGCGGATGTCCCCCACGACGGGGAGATTGTGGACCACGTCGCCAAGGGAGGACGTTTTTATGAGCAGAATCGATAGCACGATCTGCGCGTCGCCCGCAATGCGTGTCGCATTCGAGGTCGAATGCGGCTGATAGAATCGCCCGGAAATCTACCCGACATGGAGACGACGTGCTTCGCTATGTAGCGAAAGCTTGTACATGGGTACATTCCGGAGCGCATACTCGTTGAACGTCTTGCCAAGCCGATACACCTCAATTTGGCCGCCGACTTTGCCGCCCTCTTCGGCACATTGCGCAGTAACGTCGCCTTCGACCTTGTGATGCGACAACAGCATGCATTCGCCTTGTTGACGGCGGCGGATATAGCGCGGTCCAGCGGAATTCGGATCCGCTCCTTTTGGGAAGCGCACACCTTGTTCAATAGGCCGATTCTATGGACAAAGAGGACTAACCAGTAAGGGCGTCGTTGAAGGGCTCACCGACGGATCACGTGCCATGAACGCGTTCCCCCGACGGACATCACATTTCGCGAATGGGAACATGTAAGAGATGATCAGGATACCGAAGCAAATCCGTCGGAACGCCCATCCCTTTCTCGTCATCTTCGCGACGCTATACATCGTGTTCGTGTTCTGTCCCGTATACGTTGCAAGAGCGGATCAACACCCGCTCGACGGCACTCTGTTGACTCTGGTCGTTCTGGCCGTTCTTGCGGCATCTACGCTAGCGTGCGCAATACTGTCTCTCTCGAGAGTGGACTACAAATACATCGAGCCCGTTCTCACGGCCACTTTGCTGCTCTTCTTCGTTTTCGCGACCCTCATACCACGACAAGCGGGCATGCTCGACGGCCAAGAGCTGACAGGCAAGGCCCCTCCCAACTGGTACTGGATGAATCTCCTGGCTTGGTTGCTTTTGGTCGTAGTCGCGTGGAAGCTGAGGCGACGGTTGCACTTTGTGGCCGTCCCGATCTTGTTGCTTTGTTGGGGTTACACACTCTATGACCGACACCTTGCTATCTCCGTCATCTCGGTTCCCACGTCGCAAGAGGTTTCTAAGCACAAGCATGATTTGGGAGTGCTGAGCTCGAAGCAGAATGTCGTCGTGCTAGCCGTCGACATGCTGCAGGGCTCCATCGTGGAGAAGGTATTGAAGGAGCACCCGCGTGCGTTGAGCGCGTTCGATGGATTTACCGTCTTCACGAGGGCGCTCACATCCTTCCCCTTCACCAATTTCGCGAAACCGGCCATTCTTTCCGGCAAAACGTATGCAACCCGCGATTCGGGAGCCGTCACGGACCATTGGGCAGCCGCGGAGCAGGACTCTTTCGCGACGGATCTGATGGAACACGGGTATCTAGTCAGGAGTGTTGATTTTCTGTACACCCTCGGAAGGGATGCGCAACTCCTAAGCGCATCTTCATCTGGCTTCTTGGGACAGGACGAAAGGACGCTATCTCACGCTGCGTATGCGTATGGCTTTGCCTTTGCCGCTGGAATCGCCAGGATCATAGGTGTTTGGCCAACGAACCCGTTTTTTGGGCAAGCGACGGATTACATACTCTCGCACAAGTTGCGGTCTGTTGCGGTCGCCCGAGACCTTAGTCAATTGATCAGGCGCGAAGAAGACATTGCGCCCCGGGCCCTGTTCTTCTGGAACTACAGTGCGCACACGCCTGTTGCCCTGGACCGGGAAGGGAAGGTCTCCCCGAAAAGCACCGAGGACGAAGCGGCAATCGAGCAGGAGACCCTTCTCGTCTACGATCAACTGGAATCGCTCTTCGCTTCAATGAAAGATGCAAGCGTATACGACAATTCGCTGATCATCATTGTCAGCGACCATGGGCATCCGCTATTGGCGACAAAAGAGCATCTACGGGAGTTCTCGGGTCTCGAAAATGGGCACGAAAGCGGCGGAAACTATGTCCCGGTGAGCCTGTACAACGCCACGTTGTGGATCAAACCGCCATTTGCGCGAGATCCTGCAATCATTACCGGCGAGCCAGCGTGGAACGGCGACGTCAGGCAAGTAATCAACTCATACCTTGCCGAATTTTCCAACCGAGACCCAAGGACGCTCTTGAGGAGCATCCGATCGGCGAGCCCGGATATCGAGGTTCTGTACTTGAGCCAAGTGCAGGAGAACCCTCAAAACAACTCGAGATCTCACGAGTTTGTAAGAGCACGCTCCCTTGAAGAACTATATGAGGCTTTCGTCGAGCAATCCAAGGAAGAAGCAGTCGAAAGTGCTCCGTGAATGGATCGTCAGGCAACCGGCCCTGTGCGAGGCGAAAGCTGACTCCCTGGGAAAGCGCGTTCGCAAGAATTCGTCGGGAAGTGGAATGTACACTTTGAGAATGCTGACGCGTCCTCGCGCTCCAGTGTCTTGATCTAGTTTCCAGATGCATGTATCGAACATAAGCAAACATCCCGCTTCGTTCAGGGATCCCTCCGGAGTAGTCTACTTCGTGGATGGAGCACTGCATCGCGCCATCGCCGAATCGTACCGGGCGGACTACGATTTGATGATGAGCTCCGGCCTGTATGACGCTCTGATCAAGGAACGTCTCCTGGTGCCGCACGACGAAGCCGAGGTGCCCACGCCGGAAGGGTACGCGTTCGCAATCAAGCCCCGCATCGTGGCGGATATAGCGTACAGCTATGAATGGTGTTTCTCACAACTCAAGGACGCAGCGCTGCTCACACTAGCCGTTCAGGCCATTGCCCTGCGGCACGGCATGACCCTCAAGGACGCAAGCGCCTTCAACGTAGGGTGGCACGAGGGCAGGCCGATTCTCATCGATACCTTATCCCTTGCGGCCTTGAAAAAGGACGCGCCTTGGCAGGCCTACGGCCAATTCTGCATGCACTTTCTTGCCCCATTGTGCTTGATGGCCTACAGGGACCTGCGCCTGCAAAAGCTTCTCCAGAGCCATCTGGACGGAATTCCGCTCGACCTTGCGTCGACCTTGCTTCCAGTCAGGACATGGTTCAGTCTCGGGGCGCTGTTGCACGTCCATTTGCACGGTCGTGCGCGAAGAAGATATGGTTCATCCAGGCGAAAGGTGGAGGCTCGTCTTTCATTCGATGCTCACTGTGGCTTGATAGAAGGCCTGCGCCTCTTTGTCTCGGGATTGCGCACTCCTGTCACATTCACGGAGTGGGGAGACTACTATGGGGATACGAACTACACGGAAGCTCAACTGCAGCAGAAGAAGGACGTGATCAGTGAATGGCTGCGAACCGCCCGACCGTCTTGCGTCTGCGACCTGGGCGCGAATGACGGGACGTTCAGTCGTATCGCCGCCGAATTCGCGGAAAAGGTCATTGCCATCGATATCGACCCGATTGCGGTGGAGAAGAATTATCTGTACTGCAAGCGGCATCGGCTCAATGCGATAGTGCCGGTCGTACAGGACCTGACTCAGCCGAGCCCCCGACTTGGCTGGCAGTTGGAGGAGCGTTCCTCCTTGTTCGAGCGCTTCAAGCCGGAGATGGGCCTTGCGCTAGCGCTGGTGCATCATCTAGCTATCGGCAACAATACACCGTGGGCAAAGATCTTCGCCATGCTGGCCAGCATCGCGCCGAGCTGGATCGTCGAGTTTCCGGACAAGACCGATTCACAAGTCCAAAGGCTGCTGACGAACCGCGAAGATATCTTTTCGCGCTATACGATTGTCGATTTCGAACAAAGCTTGGCGGAGCGGTTCGCAATCCGCGCAGTGTGCAAATTGCAAGGAACCCAACGCACCCTCTATTTCCTTACCCGGAGATGAAGCCGATGAAACGACTTGCCTTGTATCCTTTGGTGCTGTTCGGGCTCTTTTCCTCGCCTGCTCACGCCTATCTTGACCCCGGGGTGGGCAGCATCATATTACAGGCGCTCGCTGCAGCAGCCATCGGCGTTTCCGTTTTCTGGAGAGGCATAGTTCACAAGATCAAGTCCCTCTTCAATAAGAACGGAAAAGCTTCCGGATCAGAAAACACTCCCGACAAGTATGACGGCGCATAAGGATCGGCTGGGCCAGGAATCCGGGCTCTTTCCTTGAAGCGGACGAGCCTGTGAGCTCATGCGCAGTAGCACTTGCTCGGCGAAGATGCTCTGCCGTTTCGGTGGAACACACAACCCAACGGATCAAGGAACGTTCCAGCATCAGCGTGGACCGTCATTCCCCTCCACCTGAGTTGTCTTGTTCCTACCCAACCACTTGTTGAAGTACGCCTTGACCCG is a genomic window containing:
- a CDS encoding class I SAM-dependent methyltransferase — protein: MDGALHRAIAESYRADYDLMMSSGLYDALIKERLLVPHDEAEVPTPEGYAFAIKPRIVADIAYSYEWCFSQLKDAALLTLAVQAIALRHGMTLKDASAFNVGWHEGRPILIDTLSLAALKKDAPWQAYGQFCMHFLAPLCLMAYRDLRLQKLLQSHLDGIPLDLASTLLPVRTWFSLGALLHVHLHGRARRRYGSSRRKVEARLSFDAHCGLIEGLRLFVSGLRTPVTFTEWGDYYGDTNYTEAQLQQKKDVISEWLRTARPSCVCDLGANDGTFSRIAAEFAEKVIAIDIDPIAVEKNYLYCKRHRLNAIVPVVQDLTQPSPRLGWQLEERSSLFERFKPEMGLALALVHHLAIGNNTPWAKIFAMLASIAPSWIVEFPDKTDSQVQRLLTNREDIFSRYTIVDFEQSLAERFAIRAVCKLQGTQRTLYFLTRR
- a CDS encoding methyltransferase domain-containing protein, producing the protein MDFEQARFNMVEQQIRTWDVLDPTVLELLLTVRREDFVPPQFRQLAFADMEIPLGHGECMLAPKLEARLLQEAAVQRDDQVLEVGTGSGYTAALAARLARHVYSVEIIPELSEQARRNFQAHGITNVTAEVGDAARGWASHAPYDVILITGSLPLIPEAFEHSLAPGGRLLAVVGDPPVMSAQRIRRTAGGGFGRETLFETCIKALRNAPQPERFVF
- the waaC gene encoding lipopolysaccharide heptosyltransferase I, producing the protein MLSILLIKTSSLGDVVHNLPVVGDIRGASPDITIDWVVERSFSAIPALHPGVRTVIPCELRRWRRSWLTRATRREWGEFVTRLRSTRYDAIIDTQGLLKSALIARFAYGTRYGLDWESSREPLRLFYDKTFNVPWGQHAVARNRELTALALGYEPQGEPDYGMRCMPSTAAWLPSKPYVVLLHATSHSRKLWPEPSWVGLGVPLAARGYSLLLPWGAEEEHARAKRLAVAIPSACVAPALGLAELAAVLSGAAAAIGVDTGLTHLAAALGVPVVGIYGATDPKATGVCAATPAANLGGQGRFPSVDEVIGALEALGALHRDPGVRQP
- a CDS encoding 3-deoxy-D-manno-octulosonic acid transferase; translated protein: MIRTRPAYTLLLYLLLPFVLLRLWWRGRKEPGYRRNVAERLGRYGSPPLSNCIWIHAVSVGETRAAQPIVERLLRCYPEKPIVMTHMTPTGRAAGEQVYGDRILRCYLPYDFPGAIRRFLDHFRPSLGLVMETEVWPNTIHACRARGIALYLVNARLSEKSYRGYARVHGLAAEALNELTAIAAQSDSDAERFRALGATNVAVTGNIKFDIAPDSDLVNQGRQWRQTWGTSRPVFLAASTRDGEEALLLDVLDRIETPGLLVVIVPRHPQRFSEVAELLDRRGLAHVRRSSGSSPAAHTRVLLGDSMGEMAAYYAACDVAFIGGSLRPFGAHNLVEACALAKPVLIGPSMFNFQEAAELGMAAGGVIQVPDA
- a CDS encoding TolC family outer membrane protein is translated as MIAPGLLAAALALLSLSAAAADLVEVLRRAQSSDATYAAARASWQAAQEKIPQGLALLLPNASITANTQYNDRKLDFRNGISQPGKFNNNSIAVSVSQPLYRLQNKIQYDQAKVQVAQADVQLSLALQDLILRVAQAYFDILLAQDNVELARSQKIAIGEQLAQAKRNFEVGTATITDTHEAQARYDLVTAQEIAALNELQIRKRALQQIIGAEAPPIAPLGSKLPLVPPDPTVMDTWVEIALDNSLQVQIQRAAEEFAVKEVERNRAAHYPTVDVVGSYTDAGTGSGNQGGVGFDTRQSAIGLQFALPLYQGGAVNSRVREAMSNLERARQDLESARRTAALNTRQAFLGVTSGIAQVKALESAVMSSQSQLDSTRLGQEVGVRTGVDVLNAQQQLYSAQRDLAQARYNYILSHLRLLAASGRLDEEDVARASQALAR